A single Streptomyces sp. 2114.4 DNA region contains:
- a CDS encoding FadR/GntR family transcriptional regulator, whose amino-acid sequence MAVTDEAIEKIKGMIVSGALRPGDRLPKESELAAELGLSRNSLREAVRALSLIRILDVRQGDGTYVTSLDPQLLLEAMSFVVDFHRDDTVLEFLAVRRILEPAATAMAAGRIGLEELNSLEDRLNALGPSPSVEDLVAGDLEFHRGIVAASGNSVLCSLLDGLSGPTTRARIWRGLTQKDAVARTLTEHRAILGALRDRDAEAARAWATVHIASVEQWLRASL is encoded by the coding sequence ATGGCGGTCACCGACGAGGCCATCGAGAAGATCAAGGGCATGATCGTCTCCGGGGCGCTGCGGCCGGGTGACCGGCTGCCGAAAGAGAGCGAACTGGCGGCCGAGCTCGGCCTGTCCCGCAACTCGCTGCGCGAGGCGGTCCGCGCGCTCTCCCTGATCCGCATCCTGGATGTGCGCCAGGGCGACGGCACGTATGTCACCAGCCTCGATCCGCAACTCCTGCTGGAGGCCATGAGCTTCGTGGTGGACTTCCACCGGGACGACACCGTGCTGGAGTTCCTTGCCGTCCGCCGGATCCTGGAGCCGGCCGCCACGGCCATGGCGGCCGGCCGGATAGGCCTGGAGGAACTGAACTCCCTGGAGGACCGGTTGAACGCGCTGGGGCCGAGTCCTTCGGTGGAGGACCTGGTCGCCGGCGATCTGGAGTTCCACCGCGGGATCGTCGCGGCGTCCGGCAACTCCGTGCTCTGCTCCCTGCTGGACGGGCTGTCCGGGCCGACCACCCGGGCCAGGATCTGGCGGGGGCTGACGCAGAAGGACGCGGTGGCCCGCACCCTCACCGAGCACCGCGCGATCCTCGGCGCGCTGCGCGACCGGGACGCGGAGGCGGCGCGGGCGTGGGCGACGGTGCATATCGCCAGTGTGGAGCAGTGGTTGCGCGCGTCGCTGTGA
- a CDS encoding SDR family oxidoreductase, producing the protein MAAVTATAGTTAEHGPRPLTGKVALVTGGSRGIGEATALRLAADGAAVALTYQSRQEKAGQVVKEIERGGGQAWAVRADSGEADAVRASVAGTVERFGRLDILVNNAGIGVLGPFEDISLDDVDRVLRTNVRAPFLAAQAAAAHLAEGGRIISIGSCMAERVAFPGGTLYATSKAALTGLTRTLAKELGPRGITANLITPGPIATDMNPADGESATMQAGLTALGAYGRAWDVAATVAHLAGEGGRYITGASIAVDGGFAA; encoded by the coding sequence ATGGCGGCCGTGACGGCGACGGCGGGGACCACGGCGGAGCACGGCCCCCGGCCGCTCACCGGCAAGGTGGCCCTGGTGACCGGCGGCAGCCGGGGCATCGGGGAGGCGACGGCGCTGCGGCTGGCCGCCGACGGTGCGGCGGTGGCCCTGACCTATCAGAGCCGACAGGAGAAGGCAGGACAGGTGGTCAAGGAGATCGAGCGGGGCGGCGGGCAGGCCTGGGCGGTACGGGCCGACAGCGGGGAAGCGGACGCGGTGCGGGCCTCGGTGGCCGGCACCGTCGAACGGTTCGGGCGGCTGGACATCCTGGTGAACAACGCGGGCATCGGCGTGCTCGGCCCCTTCGAGGACATCTCCCTGGATGACGTCGACCGGGTGCTGCGGACGAATGTCCGGGCCCCGTTCCTGGCGGCGCAGGCCGCGGCCGCTCATCTCGCCGAGGGCGGCCGGATCATCTCCATCGGCAGCTGTATGGCCGAGCGGGTCGCCTTCCCCGGCGGCACCCTCTACGCCACCAGCAAGGCCGCCCTCACCGGCCTGACCCGGACCCTGGCCAAGGAGCTGGGGCCGCGCGGCATCACCGCGAACCTCATCACCCCGGGCCCCATCGCCACCGATATGAACCCGGCCGACGGCGAGAGCGCGACGATGCAGGCCGGGCTCACCGCCCTGGGGGCGTACGGCCGGGCCTGGGACGTCGCGGCGACCGTGGCCCATCTGGCAGGCGAGGGCGGACGGTACATCACGGGCGCCTCGATCGCGGTGGACGGAGGCTTCGCGGCCTGA
- a CDS encoding amidohydrolase: protein MRIDAHHHLWDPARRAQPWMDGPWADPIRRGYALSDLTPHLTAHGLDGTILVQSSSSYEETAELLTLAVGEGPVTGVVGWADLRDPALAQVLAALPAGLVGIRHQVQDEPDPEWLLRPDVLRGLGIVADAGLVYDLLVTPRELPAAHAAVRAVPQLAFVLDHAGKPAVATGDWQPWADALTALAGQANVSCKLSGLVTEADWDAWRPQQILPYARHVLEAFGPGRVMFGSDWPVCTLAAGYEDVVALAESATAHLDAAERSDVFGGTAGRVYGVGTPAGQGQPGR from the coding sequence ATGCGTATCGACGCCCATCACCATCTGTGGGATCCGGCCCGGCGCGCGCAGCCGTGGATGGACGGGCCGTGGGCCGATCCGATCCGCCGCGGCTATGCGCTGAGCGACCTCACCCCGCATCTGACCGCGCACGGCCTCGACGGCACGATCCTCGTCCAGTCGTCGTCCTCGTACGAGGAGACCGCCGAACTCCTCACCCTCGCGGTGGGGGAGGGGCCGGTCACCGGTGTCGTCGGCTGGGCCGACCTCCGCGACCCGGCGCTCGCCCAGGTCCTCGCGGCGCTGCCCGCCGGCCTGGTGGGCATCCGGCACCAGGTGCAGGACGAACCGGACCCCGAGTGGCTGCTCCGCCCGGACGTGCTCCGGGGCCTGGGCATCGTGGCCGACGCCGGACTGGTCTACGACCTGTTGGTCACCCCGCGCGAACTGCCCGCCGCGCACGCCGCCGTACGCGCCGTTCCCCAGCTGGCCTTCGTGCTGGACCACGCCGGCAAACCGGCGGTCGCGACGGGGGACTGGCAGCCCTGGGCCGACGCTCTCACCGCGCTCGCCGGGCAGGCGAACGTCAGCTGCAAACTGTCCGGGCTGGTCACCGAGGCCGACTGGGACGCCTGGCGGCCGCAGCAGATCCTGCCCTATGCCCGGCATGTCCTGGAGGCCTTCGGTCCCGGCCGGGTGATGTTCGGCTCCGACTGGCCGGTGTGCACGCTGGCGGCCGGCTACGAAGACGTCGTGGCGCTCGCGGAGTCGGCGACCGCCCACCTGGACGCGGCGGAACGGTCGGACGTCTTCGGGGGAACGGCGGGGCGGGTGTACGGCGTCGGGACGCCGGCCGGGCAGGGGCAGCCGGGCCGCTGA
- a CDS encoding aldo/keto reductase, protein MHCSPQGPRELGRTGVTVPPLGLGCAPLGNLYRAIPDEQAQRVVHTALATGAGYFDTAPHYGVGLSEERLGRALRGRDRAAYTLSTKVGRRLRPLAPGERAAGEGFVDTPARARVRDLTRDGIRATLDASLQRLGVDAVDIVYLHDVEDHLREVYETGFPALAELRAERVVRAIGFGMNHSGLLARLVADLDVDVVLCAGRWTLLERTAFDDLLPECERRGTSVVVGGVYNSGLLADPSPGAPYDYAPAPPALLDRARQLGAVCARFGIPLKAAALRFPFGHRAVASAVVGAAGPEEMAENAALFTRHIPDELWHTLVARGLLDPDLPLPLHD, encoded by the coding sequence GTGCACTGTTCTCCGCAGGGGCCGAGGGAGCTGGGACGGACCGGGGTCACCGTCCCGCCCCTGGGCCTGGGCTGCGCACCGCTCGGCAACCTCTACCGCGCCATCCCCGACGAGCAGGCGCAGCGCGTCGTCCACACCGCCCTCGCCACCGGCGCCGGCTACTTCGACACCGCCCCGCACTACGGCGTGGGCCTGTCCGAGGAACGCCTCGGCCGGGCGCTGCGCGGCCGCGACCGCGCCGCCTACACCCTCTCCACCAAGGTCGGCCGCCGGCTGCGGCCGCTCGCGCCGGGGGAGCGGGCCGCCGGCGAAGGCTTCGTGGACACCCCCGCCCGTGCCCGGGTACGGGACCTGACCCGCGACGGCATCCGCGCCACGCTGGACGCGTCCCTGCAGCGGCTCGGCGTGGACGCCGTCGACATCGTCTACCTCCACGACGTGGAGGACCACCTGCGGGAGGTGTACGAGACCGGCTTCCCGGCCCTCGCCGAGCTGCGCGCCGAGCGCGTGGTGCGCGCCATCGGCTTCGGCATGAACCACAGCGGTCTGCTGGCCCGCCTGGTCGCCGACCTGGATGTGGATGTGGTGCTCTGCGCCGGCCGCTGGACCCTGCTGGAACGCACCGCCTTCGACGACCTGCTGCCGGAGTGCGAGCGCCGCGGCACCTCCGTGGTCGTCGGCGGCGTCTACAACTCCGGCCTGTTGGCCGACCCGTCGCCCGGCGCGCCCTACGACTACGCGCCCGCGCCGCCCGCCCTCCTCGACCGGGCACGTCAACTCGGCGCCGTCTGCGCACGGTTCGGCATCCCCCTCAAGGCAGCCGCGCTCCGGTTCCCCTTCGGTCACCGTGCCGTCGCCTCCGCGGTCGTCGGTGCCGCCGGTCCCGAGGAGATGGCCGAGAACGCCGCGCTGTTCACCCGTCACATCCCGGACGAGCTGTGGCATACGCTCGTCGCCCGCGGCCTGCTCGACCCCGATCTGCCGCTGCCCTTGCACGACTGA
- a CDS encoding ABC transporter permease, with protein sequence MTETVSPPATDAAWRPPRRRPRIDPARWRDLSLVPVIFVLGVIGFIVSPAFLTQDNLVGVIQQSTELGLLVLGEALVLISGRMDLSLESTIGLAPVVALWLVMPAHGGRFAGLELFPDQAAIPLCLAVGAAIGAANGFLILTLRVNGFIATLGMLTMLRGLQVGLSEGRSIGNVPASFAYLGQADWLGIPAAVWICLALFTLGGAALGFLRHGRALYAIGGNPEAARAAGIRVDRVTWIVLTVGGVLAAFAGILYTGHYGAVSASQGNGWIFQVFAAAVIGGISLKGGRGTLFGALTGVLTLQLVINVMTLGGAPPLWTQFLNGMIIIVALVISRFTSGEKQD encoded by the coding sequence ATGACCGAGACCGTATCGCCGCCGGCCACCGACGCGGCCTGGCGCCCGCCGCGCCGCCGGCCCCGGATCGACCCGGCCCGCTGGCGGGATCTCTCCCTGGTGCCGGTGATCTTCGTGCTGGGCGTCATCGGCTTCATCGTGTCGCCCGCGTTCCTCACCCAGGACAACCTGGTCGGCGTCATCCAGCAGTCCACGGAGCTGGGCCTGCTGGTGCTCGGCGAGGCGCTCGTCCTCATCAGCGGGCGGATGGACCTGTCGCTGGAGTCCACCATCGGCCTGGCACCGGTGGTCGCCCTGTGGCTGGTGATGCCCGCACACGGCGGCCGCTTCGCCGGGCTGGAACTCTTCCCCGACCAGGCCGCGATCCCGCTCTGCCTGGCCGTGGGCGCGGCGATCGGCGCCGCCAACGGCTTCCTCATCCTCACGCTGCGGGTCAACGGCTTCATCGCCACCCTCGGGATGCTCACCATGCTCCGCGGCCTGCAGGTGGGCCTCTCGGAGGGCCGGTCCATCGGCAATGTCCCGGCGTCCTTCGCCTACTTGGGCCAGGCCGACTGGCTGGGCATCCCGGCCGCCGTCTGGATCTGCCTCGCCCTCTTCACGCTCGGCGGCGCGGCTCTCGGCTTCCTCCGGCACGGGCGGGCGCTGTACGCCATCGGCGGCAACCCGGAGGCGGCCCGCGCGGCCGGCATCCGGGTGGACCGCGTCACCTGGATCGTGCTGACCGTCGGGGGAGTGCTGGCCGCCTTTGCGGGCATCCTCTACACCGGCCACTACGGCGCGGTCTCCGCGAGCCAGGGCAACGGCTGGATCTTCCAGGTTTTCGCCGCCGCGGTGATCGGCGGCATCAGCCTCAAGGGCGGCCGGGGCACCCTCTTCGGCGCCCTCACCGGCGTCCTCACGCTCCAGCTCGTCATCAATGTGATGACCCTCGGCGGCGCGCCACCGCTGTGGACCCAGTTCCTCAACGGCATGATCATCATCGTCGCGCTGGTCATCTCCCGGTTCACCAGCGGCGAGAAGCAGGACTGA
- a CDS encoding sugar ABC transporter ATP-binding protein, protein MAADEHTVAANGPEPAANGPAAAVHAEGIVKRYGPTVALDGARLTVRPGEAHALVGRNGAGKSTLVSVLTGMARPDAGHVTFGGAPAPGWGDTAAWQRKAACVHQKPMTVPELTVAENLYLGRFQGGHTIRWRALRERARELLAGYGVEVDPATRIKELGVEQRQFVEIARALSFGARLIILDEPTARLDAAGIDRLFGKLRELRDRGVAFLFISHHLQEVHELCDTVTVFRDARHVLTAPVPGLTKDALVAAMTGEEAGPAGRPRTAARPPGEPVLRIQQLAATGHFAPLDLTVRAGEVVGLAGATASGATEIGRTLAGLRAPDGGRITVRGRPVRTGSVPHALAAGIGYVPEDRHREGLVPGRSVAENATLTVAGRLGPRGTVLPSRTRAFARKMIAALDIKATGPGQPVSGLSGGNQQKVVIARALAREPAVLVAVRPTNGVDVKSKDALLGVVREVADGGSGAVIVSDELDDLRICDRVLAVFHGRVTAEFAAGWRDHELVAAMEGVPAGEGAAPGPSGTARDREPKALDTHGTEGTAP, encoded by the coding sequence ATGGCGGCGGACGAGCACACGGTGGCGGCGAACGGGCCCGAGCCGGCGGCGAACGGGCCCGCGGCGGCGGTGCACGCCGAGGGGATCGTCAAGCGCTACGGCCCCACCGTCGCCCTCGACGGCGCCCGGCTGACCGTACGTCCCGGAGAGGCGCACGCCCTCGTCGGCCGGAACGGCGCGGGCAAATCCACCCTGGTGTCCGTACTGACCGGCATGGCACGCCCGGACGCCGGCCACGTCACCTTCGGCGGCGCGCCCGCGCCGGGCTGGGGCGACACCGCCGCCTGGCAGCGCAAGGCCGCCTGCGTCCACCAGAAGCCGATGACGGTGCCGGAGCTGACCGTCGCGGAGAACCTTTACCTGGGCCGCTTCCAGGGCGGGCACACCATCCGCTGGCGGGCGCTGCGCGAGCGGGCCCGCGAACTGCTCGCCGGGTACGGCGTCGAGGTCGACCCGGCCACCCGGATCAAGGAACTCGGCGTCGAACAGCGGCAGTTCGTGGAGATCGCCCGTGCGCTGTCCTTCGGCGCCCGGCTGATCATCCTCGACGAGCCCACCGCCCGGCTGGACGCCGCCGGCATCGACCGACTCTTCGGCAAGCTGCGGGAGCTGCGCGACCGGGGAGTGGCCTTCCTGTTCATCTCGCACCACCTCCAGGAGGTCCACGAGCTGTGCGACACCGTCACCGTCTTCCGTGACGCCCGGCACGTGCTGACCGCGCCCGTCCCGGGGCTGACCAAGGACGCGCTGGTGGCGGCGATGACGGGCGAGGAGGCGGGCCCCGCGGGCCGGCCGCGGACGGCCGCGCGCCCGCCCGGCGAGCCGGTGCTGCGCATCCAGCAGCTGGCCGCCACAGGGCACTTCGCCCCGCTCGACCTGACCGTACGGGCCGGCGAGGTGGTGGGCCTCGCGGGCGCCACGGCCAGTGGCGCCACCGAGATCGGCCGGACGCTGGCCGGACTGCGCGCCCCCGACGGCGGCCGGATCACGGTGCGCGGGCGGCCGGTCCGTACGGGCAGCGTGCCGCACGCCCTCGCCGCCGGCATCGGCTACGTTCCCGAGGACCGGCACCGCGAAGGGCTCGTCCCGGGCCGCAGCGTCGCCGAGAACGCCACCCTCACCGTCGCCGGCCGGCTGGGGCCGAGGGGCACCGTACTGCCCTCCCGGACCCGCGCGTTCGCCCGCAAGATGATCGCGGCGCTGGACATCAAGGCCACCGGGCCCGGCCAGCCGGTGTCCGGGCTCTCCGGCGGCAACCAGCAGAAGGTCGTGATCGCCCGCGCGCTGGCCCGCGAGCCCGCCGTGCTGGTCGCCGTCCGGCCCACCAACGGCGTCGACGTCAAGTCCAAGGACGCGCTGCTGGGCGTCGTACGGGAGGTCGCGGACGGCGGCAGCGGCGCCGTGATCGTCTCCGACGAACTGGACGATCTGCGGATCTGCGACCGGGTGCTGGCGGTCTTCCACGGCCGGGTGACCGCCGAATTCGCCGCCGGCTGGCGCGATCACGAACTCGTCGCCGCGATGGAGGGCGTGCCGGCCGGTGAGGGCGCTGCGCCCGGCCCGTCCGGCACGGCCCGCGATCGCGAGCCCAAGGCCCTGGACACGCACGGAACGGAAGGGACCGCGCCATGA
- a CDS encoding sugar ABC transporter substrate-binding protein produces MRLRTTGAAACAALLATAALAGCNRGSSAAGGRIGIDLPRTDTDFWNSYQQYLERDLDHGGPAALPLSNSQNDIGKVVSNVQALTDQGAKAIVMAPQDTGAIAEALRRLAEKKIPVVSVDTRPDEGKVYMVVRADNRAYGEKSCDYLGRKLGGRGRVAELQGDLSSINGRDRSEAFAACMKKKFPKITVHELTTDWKGEVASGKLQSLLAQHPDVGGIYLQAGGAFLQPTLALLQQKKLLRPAGTDGHITIISNDGIPDELDAIRAGKIDATLSQPADLYAKYALYYAEAGLEGKTFTPGPTGHGSTIVKIKNGLEDQLPAPLVTKDTVDDRKLWANQLGKKK; encoded by the coding sequence ATGAGACTGCGTACGACCGGCGCGGCGGCCTGTGCCGCGCTGCTCGCCACCGCCGCGCTCGCCGGCTGCAACCGCGGCAGCAGCGCCGCGGGCGGCAGGATCGGCATCGACCTGCCCCGTACGGACACCGACTTCTGGAACTCCTACCAGCAGTACCTCGAAAGGGACCTGGACCACGGCGGACCGGCCGCGCTGCCGCTGTCCAACTCGCAGAACGACATCGGCAAGGTCGTCTCCAATGTGCAGGCGCTGACCGACCAGGGCGCCAAGGCCATCGTCATGGCGCCGCAGGACACCGGGGCCATCGCCGAAGCGCTGCGGCGCCTGGCGGAGAAGAAGATCCCGGTGGTGAGCGTCGACACCCGCCCCGACGAGGGCAAGGTCTACATGGTCGTACGCGCCGACAACCGCGCCTACGGCGAGAAGTCCTGCGACTACCTGGGCAGGAAACTGGGCGGCAGGGGCCGGGTCGCCGAACTCCAGGGCGACCTCAGCTCGATCAACGGGCGGGACCGCTCCGAGGCCTTCGCGGCGTGCATGAAGAAGAAGTTCCCGAAGATCACCGTGCATGAGCTGACGACCGACTGGAAGGGCGAGGTCGCCTCCGGCAAGCTGCAGAGCCTGCTCGCCCAGCACCCGGACGTGGGCGGCATCTACCTGCAGGCCGGCGGCGCCTTCCTGCAGCCGACGCTCGCCCTCCTGCAACAGAAGAAGCTCCTGCGGCCGGCCGGCACCGACGGGCACATCACCATCATCTCCAACGACGGCATTCCGGACGAACTGGACGCGATCCGCGCCGGAAAGATCGACGCCACCCTCTCCCAGCCCGCCGACCTCTACGCCAAGTACGCGCTGTACTACGCCGAGGCCGGCCTGGAGGGCAAGACCTTCACACCGGGCCCCACCGGCCACGGCTCGACCATCGTGAAGATCAAGAACGGTCTGGAGGACCAGCTGCCGGCGCCCCTGGTCACCAAGGACACCGTCGACGACCGGAAACTGTGGGCCAACCAGCTCGGGAAGAAGAAGTAG
- a CDS encoding SDR family NAD(P)-dependent oxidoreductase yields the protein MSSAPHHARPPADFAGMTALVTGGGSGIGAATAALLLARGARVAVLDRDPSGAPPGTVPVTADVTSDAAVRAAVAEAVGELGALHTLVGNAGIGAVGTVEDNDDAEWARVLDVNVLGLVRTARAALPALRRTAAGAPGRVSITHTCSIAATAGLSQRALYSAAKGAVLSLTLAMAADHLREGIRVNCVNPGTADTPWIGRLLERADDPAAERAALNARQPMGRMVTADEVAAAIASLASPAASGITATALAVDGGMQGLRLRPAT from the coding sequence ATGAGTTCCGCACCGCACCACGCCCGGCCGCCGGCCGACTTCGCGGGGATGACCGCGCTCGTCACCGGCGGCGGCTCCGGCATCGGGGCGGCCACGGCGGCCCTGCTGCTGGCGCGCGGCGCCAGGGTCGCCGTCCTGGACCGGGACCCCTCCGGCGCGCCCCCCGGGACGGTCCCGGTCACGGCCGATGTCACCTCCGACGCCGCGGTACGTGCCGCCGTCGCCGAAGCGGTGGGGGAGCTGGGCGCCCTGCACACCCTCGTCGGCAACGCCGGCATCGGCGCCGTCGGCACGGTCGAGGACAACGACGACGCGGAGTGGGCCCGGGTCCTGGACGTGAACGTGCTGGGCCTGGTGCGCACCGCCCGTGCCGCGCTCCCGGCGCTGCGCCGCACCGCTGCCGGCGCCCCGGGCCGAGTCTCCATCACCCACACCTGTTCCATCGCCGCCACCGCCGGCCTGTCGCAGCGCGCCCTCTACAGCGCCGCCAAGGGTGCGGTCCTCTCGCTGACCCTGGCGATGGCCGCGGATCACCTCCGGGAAGGCATCCGCGTCAACTGCGTCAATCCGGGCACCGCCGACACCCCGTGGATCGGCCGGCTGCTGGAGCGGGCCGACGACCCGGCCGCCGAACGCGCCGCCCTCAACGCCCGCCAGCCGATGGGCCGGATGGTCACCGCGGACGAAGTGGCCGCCGCCATCGCCTCCTTGGCGTCCCCGGCCGCCTCCGGCATCACCGCGACGGCGCTCGCCGTGGACGGGGGGATGCAGGGGCTGCGGCTGCGGCCCGCCACCTGA
- a CDS encoding enolase C-terminal domain-like protein produces MAAADTVTGFEVHDVRFPTSEQFDGSDAMNPDPDYSAAYVVLHTGSGPRGHGLCFTIGRGNDVMAAAIRSLARYVIGRPVPTTAAALAALHHDLTHDSQLRWLGPEKGVMQMAAGAVVNAAWDLAAARAGLPVWEFLAALTPEELVSLVDFRYLSDALTPAEALAILRAAVPGRAERAARLKAEGYPAYTTSPGWLGYDDGKLVRLAKKAVAEGFGQIKLKVGADLDDDKRRMRLARDAVGPGVRIAVDANQRWDVAEAVRWMTALAPYAPHWIEEPTSPDDVLGHAAVRSGQPVKVATGEHVANRVVFKQLLQAGAVDFVQIDAARVSGVNENLAILLLAAKYGVPVCPHAGGVGLCELVQHLAMFDYVAVSGSWEDRVIEYVDQLHDHFSDPVVVERGRYRAPAAPGFSARMKPASIAAHRFPDGPVWRARRSPRSRHGEQEVSA; encoded by the coding sequence ATGGCTGCGGCCGACACCGTCACCGGGTTCGAGGTCCACGACGTCCGCTTCCCCACCTCGGAGCAGTTCGACGGCTCGGACGCCATGAACCCGGACCCCGACTACTCCGCCGCCTATGTCGTGCTGCACACCGGCAGCGGACCGCGGGGCCACGGCCTCTGCTTCACGATAGGGCGCGGCAACGATGTCATGGCAGCCGCGATCCGGTCCCTCGCCCGGTACGTCATCGGCCGGCCCGTGCCCACCACCGCCGCCGCTCTCGCCGCCCTCCACCACGACCTCACCCATGACTCCCAGCTGCGCTGGCTCGGCCCCGAGAAGGGCGTGATGCAGATGGCGGCCGGCGCCGTGGTCAACGCCGCCTGGGATCTGGCCGCCGCCCGGGCGGGCCTGCCGGTCTGGGAGTTCCTTGCCGCGCTGACGCCCGAGGAACTGGTCTCCCTCGTCGACTTCCGCTACCTCTCCGACGCCCTCACCCCGGCCGAGGCGCTGGCGATCCTGCGCGCCGCGGTGCCCGGCCGGGCCGAGCGCGCCGCCCGCCTCAAGGCCGAGGGCTACCCCGCGTACACCACCTCGCCCGGCTGGCTCGGTTACGACGACGGCAAGCTGGTGCGGCTGGCGAAGAAGGCGGTGGCCGAGGGCTTCGGCCAGATCAAGCTGAAGGTGGGCGCCGACCTCGACGACGACAAGCGGCGGATGCGGCTGGCGAGGGACGCGGTCGGCCCCGGCGTCCGGATCGCCGTCGACGCCAATCAGCGCTGGGACGTGGCCGAGGCGGTCCGCTGGATGACCGCGCTCGCGCCGTACGCCCCGCACTGGATCGAGGAACCGACCAGCCCGGACGACGTGCTGGGGCATGCCGCGGTGCGCTCCGGCCAGCCGGTGAAGGTCGCCACCGGCGAGCACGTCGCCAACCGGGTGGTCTTCAAACAGCTGCTGCAGGCCGGCGCCGTGGACTTCGTCCAGATCGACGCGGCGCGGGTGTCCGGGGTCAACGAGAACCTGGCGATCCTCCTGCTGGCCGCGAAGTACGGCGTGCCGGTGTGTCCGCACGCGGGCGGGGTCGGGCTGTGCGAGCTGGTGCAGCATCTGGCGATGTTCGACTACGTGGCGGTGTCCGGGAGTTGGGAGGACCGGGTGATCGAGTACGTCGACCAGCTGCACGACCACTTCAGCGATCCCGTCGTCGTCGAGCGCGGCCGCTACCGCGCTCCGGCCGCGCCCGGCTTCTCGGCCCGGATGAAACCGGCCTCGATCGCCGCCCACCGCTTCCCCGACGGGCCGGTGTGGCGCGCCCGCCGCTCCCCGCGCAGCCGGCACGGCGAACAGGAGGTCTCCGCATGA
- a CDS encoding PAC2 family protein, with the protein MIELEGVPELIDPVMVAAFEGWNDAGDAASAAVAHLDREWKGEVFAALDAEDYYDFQVNRPTVFLDGGVRKITWPTTRLSVVRVGDKNGKGRTRDLVLVRGIEPSMRWRSFCNEILGFAHELGVEMLVVLGSLLGDTPHTRPVPVSGVTSDAELASRLDLEESRYEGPTGIVGILQEACTHAGVPAVSLWAAVPHYVSQPPNPKASLALLNRLEDLLDVRIPLGELSEDARAWQLGVDQLAAEDSEVAEYVQSLEEARDTADLPEASGEAIAREFERYLRRRDPQAPPGVATEGGLADGRDSSYLRDSAGGRGRPPRPVPKEPREPKSGDDSAAGPKDTGTGGGPKDTGKGTKGSGDAPGPSENPSGGADSADSPRPEDGPEDAGS; encoded by the coding sequence GTGATCGAGCTCGAGGGGGTGCCCGAGCTGATCGACCCGGTCATGGTGGCCGCGTTCGAAGGCTGGAACGACGCCGGCGACGCCGCCTCCGCCGCGGTCGCGCATCTGGACCGGGAGTGGAAGGGCGAGGTCTTCGCCGCGCTGGACGCGGAGGACTACTACGACTTCCAGGTGAACCGCCCCACCGTCTTCCTGGACGGCGGCGTACGCAAGATCACTTGGCCGACGACCCGGCTCTCCGTCGTCCGCGTCGGCGACAAGAACGGCAAGGGGCGGACCCGCGATCTCGTCCTGGTCCGCGGTATCGAGCCCAGCATGCGCTGGCGCTCGTTCTGCAACGAAATCCTCGGCTTCGCCCATGAGTTGGGCGTGGAGATGCTGGTGGTCCTGGGCTCGCTGCTCGGCGACACCCCGCACACCCGGCCGGTGCCGGTCAGCGGGGTCACCTCCGACGCGGAGCTCGCGAGCCGCCTGGACCTGGAGGAGTCCCGCTACGAGGGCCCGACGGGCATCGTCGGCATCCTCCAGGAGGCCTGCACCCACGCGGGCGTTCCCGCGGTGAGCCTGTGGGCGGCGGTGCCGCACTACGTGTCCCAGCCGCCCAACCCGAAGGCCAGCCTCGCACTGCTCAACCGCCTGGAAGACCTCCTCGACGTCCGTATCCCGCTCGGTGAGCTGAGCGAGGACGCGCGCGCCTGGCAGCTGGGCGTGGACCAGCTGGCGGCGGAGGACAGCGAGGTCGCCGAGTACGTCCAGTCGCTGGAGGAGGCGCGGGACACCGCGGACCTGCCGGAGGCGTCCGGCGAGGCCATCGCCCGCGAGTTCGAGCGCTATCTGCGCCGCCGTGATCCGCAGGCCCCTCCCGGTGTGGCGACCGAGGGCGGGCTCGCCGACGGCCGCGACAGCTCCTACCTCCGCGACTCCGCCGGCGGCCGCGGCCGCCCGCCCCGCCCGGTGCCGAAGGAGCCGCGGGAGCCGAAGTCCGGCGACGACAGCGCCGCGGGGCCGAAGGACACCGGTACGGGCGGCGGCCCGAAGGACACCGGCAAGGGCACCAAGGGCTCCGGTGACGCGCCCGGCCCGTCGGAAAACCCGTCAGGGGGCGCGGACTCCGCCGACTCCCCGCGGCCGGAGGACGGCCCGGAGGACGCCGGAAGCTGA